From the genome of Segatella hominis, one region includes:
- a CDS encoding carboxylesterase/lipase family protein gives MRLKRHLLTAALTLFCLSTANAQLLRTTVEQGEIEGVEHEGFALYKGIPYAEAPVGNLRWKAPVSKKPWKGVFKADKWGDRPPQPIDPNQNGGELGMSEDCLYLSVETPAKSKNDKLPVFVMIHGGAFLTGSYSGTQESFVKEGIIYCSIEYRLGALGFMAHPELSKESGKNISGNYGILDQVMALKWIHDNIAAFGGDPDKITIAGESAGGISVSILCASPLAKGLFRGAISESGSSFWPVGESRNGNTAMLTSKAAEAGGILLQKRLKAKNLKQLRKVPAMDIVKNTALESFWPNVDGYSITDDQYKLYEKGNYNDVNVIIGTNSDEGSMFSRPVSVSDYEKRIHEIYGSWADQVLSLYPAKTEEETYFAQSDIFRDGSFAWGTYAWANLQSKTGKGKVYMYYFDQDSENTIVKSRKGGASHVAEMPFIYGYKFGSGKMTETEQHMEQIMSRYWINFTKTGNPNGDSLPFWTTYQEGKPTVMIMKEGLHLGPVQNQKQMDFFEKFFKEKRK, from the coding sequence ATGAGATTGAAAAGACATCTACTGACAGCCGCCCTGACACTCTTTTGCCTATCGACAGCTAACGCCCAACTGCTAAGAACAACAGTGGAGCAAGGAGAAATTGAAGGTGTGGAACATGAAGGATTCGCCCTATACAAGGGAATCCCATACGCTGAAGCACCAGTGGGCAACCTCAGATGGAAAGCCCCAGTGAGCAAGAAGCCTTGGAAGGGAGTATTCAAAGCAGATAAATGGGGAGACCGTCCACCACAGCCCATCGACCCTAACCAAAATGGTGGAGAGCTGGGCATGAGCGAGGACTGCCTATACCTCAGTGTGGAAACGCCAGCCAAGAGTAAGAATGACAAACTCCCTGTATTTGTGATGATTCATGGAGGAGCCTTTCTTACTGGCTCCTACAGTGGAACTCAGGAAAGCTTTGTCAAGGAAGGCATCATCTATTGCAGCATAGAATACCGCTTGGGAGCCTTGGGATTCATGGCACATCCTGAGCTGAGTAAGGAATCAGGCAAGAACATATCTGGTAACTATGGCATCCTTGACCAGGTGATGGCCTTAAAATGGATTCACGACAATATCGCTGCCTTCGGTGGAGACCCAGACAAGATTACCATTGCAGGAGAATCTGCCGGTGGTATCTCGGTAAGTATACTATGCGCCTCTCCCCTTGCCAAGGGACTCTTCCGAGGAGCCATCAGCGAAAGTGGTAGCTCCTTCTGGCCTGTGGGTGAAAGCAGAAATGGTAACACTGCCATGCTCACATCCAAAGCGGCAGAAGCAGGTGGAATTCTCCTTCAAAAGAGACTCAAGGCTAAGAACTTGAAGCAGCTAAGAAAAGTTCCGGCTATGGACATCGTGAAGAATACCGCCCTTGAGTCCTTCTGGCCGAACGTTGACGGCTACTCCATCACCGATGACCAGTATAAGCTCTATGAAAAGGGAAACTACAATGATGTAAATGTCATTATAGGAACCAACAGCGACGAAGGAAGTATGTTTAGCCGCCCTGTCAGTGTAAGTGACTATGAGAAAAGAATCCATGAGATATATGGAAGCTGGGCAGACCAGGTTCTCAGCCTCTATCCTGCCAAGACAGAGGAAGAAACCTACTTCGCCCAATCCGACATTTTCCGTGATGGCTCCTTTGCATGGGGAACGTATGCCTGGGCTAACCTGCAGAGCAAGACCGGCAAAGGCAAGGTGTATATGTATTACTTTGACCAAGACTCAGAGAACACCATCGTGAAAAGCCGCAAGGGAGGAGCCAGCCATGTAGCAGAGATGCCATTCATCTATGGCTATAAGTTTGGCTCTGGAAAGATGACCGAGACGGAGCAGCACATGGAACAAATCATGTCACGCTACTGGATCAACTTTACCAAGACCGGCAATCCAAATGGGGATAGCCTTCCTTTCTGGACTACCTACCAGGAAGGTAAACCAACGGTGATGATTATGAAAGAAGGACTGCATTTGGGTCCTGTTCAAAATCAAAAGCAAATGGACTTCTTCGAGAAGTTCTTCAAGGAAAAAAGAAAATAA
- a CDS encoding acetylxylan esterase, with amino-acid sequence MNMTSVLSVKAENYPYKSDYLWLTVPDHADWLYKTGEQAKVEVSFYKYGIPRDGEVKYEIGDDLLKADKQGSFRLKNGRAIVNIGTRKTPGFRDLRLFYKLDGKTYQHHVKVGFSVDKIQPYTQEPKDFDSFWQEAKDELKNVPLSYTKELAKEYCTDKIDCYLVKLQIDKMGHVMYGYLFYPKNASQGNHPVVLTPPGAGIKTIKEPLRNKYYAENGFIRFEIEIHGLDPRLPAETFLEISKGFNDANGGYLANGLEDKNRYYMRHVYQGLVRCIDFLTSLPEWDGKNVAVQGGSQGGALAIIAAGLDSRVTQCVANHPALSDMAGYAEKGRTGGYPHFNKYHEILKNKDCLNTLAYYDVVNFARKVKAPTYLTWGYNDNTCPPTTSYAVWNTLKCEKESLLTPINEHWTTTDTNRNQMEWIKKHLVK; translated from the coding sequence ATGAACATGACGAGTGTGTTAAGTGTGAAGGCAGAGAACTATCCGTACAAGAGTGATTATCTTTGGCTTACCGTGCCCGATCATGCTGACTGGCTCTATAAGACTGGCGAGCAGGCTAAGGTGGAAGTAAGTTTCTATAAGTATGGAATTCCCCGTGATGGCGAGGTGAAGTATGAAATAGGCGATGACCTGCTCAAGGCTGATAAGCAGGGAAGCTTCAGACTGAAGAATGGGCGCGCCATCGTGAACATCGGAACCCGAAAGACTCCAGGTTTCCGAGATTTGCGCTTGTTTTATAAGCTCGATGGCAAAACCTATCAGCATCATGTGAAAGTAGGATTCTCGGTGGATAAGATTCAGCCTTATACCCAGGAACCTAAGGATTTCGACAGTTTCTGGCAGGAGGCGAAGGATGAACTGAAGAACGTTCCCTTGAGCTACACCAAGGAACTCGCCAAGGAATACTGTACCGATAAGATAGATTGCTATCTCGTAAAACTTCAGATAGATAAGATGGGACATGTGATGTATGGCTATCTTTTCTATCCCAAGAATGCCAGCCAGGGCAACCATCCCGTGGTGCTCACCCCTCCGGGAGCCGGCATTAAGACCATCAAGGAACCTCTGCGCAACAAGTATTATGCAGAGAACGGATTCATTCGCTTCGAGATAGAAATCCATGGCCTCGACCCACGTCTTCCTGCCGAAACCTTCCTGGAGATAAGTAAGGGATTCAACGATGCAAACGGGGGATATCTTGCCAATGGCTTGGAAGATAAGAACCGCTACTACATGCGCCATGTGTATCAGGGATTGGTGCGCTGCATCGACTTCCTTACCTCGCTCCCAGAATGGGATGGAAAGAATGTGGCTGTGCAGGGCGGAAGCCAGGGCGGCGCCTTGGCGATAATCGCAGCAGGCTTGGATAGCAGAGTAACCCAGTGTGTGGCCAATCATCCGGCGCTCAGCGATATGGCTGGTTATGCAGAGAAGGGAAGAACGGGCGGATATCCTCACTTTAATAAATATCATGAGATATTGAAGAACAAGGATTGTCTCAACACCCTGGCTTATTATGATGTGGTGAACTTTGCCCGCAAGGTAAAGGCGCCTACTTATCTTACATGGGGATATAATGATAATACCTGTCCGCCAACCACCAGCTACGCCGTGTGGAATACCCTGAAATGCGAGAAGGAATCGCTGCTTACTCCTATCAACGAGCATTGGACAACCACCGATACCAATCGCAACCAGATGGAGTGGATTAAGAAGCATCTGGTGAAGTAA
- a CDS encoding N-acetyltransferase: protein MSLIEIKRVESKKDLKTFIDFHYDLYEGNPYDAPNLFSDDMNTLSKDRNAAFEFCEAEYFLAYKEGKVVGRVAAIINHKANKRWDRKSVRFGWIDFIDDREVSKALFDAVEKYGKEKGMEDIVGPLGFTDMDPEGMLTWGFDQLGTMPTIYNYSYYPEHVEALEGFTVDNKYVEYKLIVPDTIPEKYSKIAAMIEKRYNLHARKITRKDIYQGGYGQKIFDLINDTYKHLYGYSELSQKQIDQYIKMYLALLDLNFVTAIEDWTTEDHKMIGIGITMPSLTKALQKCHRGRLFPFGWWHLLRAIKFHKTKIVDLLLIGIQPEYRAKGANALLFADLIPIYQKYGIEWGETQVEMEDNAAVQGQWGVLDPILHKRRNCYIKKIK from the coding sequence ATGTCATTAATAGAAATTAAGAGGGTCGAGAGTAAGAAGGACTTGAAGACGTTCATCGACTTCCATTACGACCTATACGAGGGCAATCCGTATGATGCGCCCAATCTTTTCAGCGACGACATGAACACACTTAGCAAAGATCGCAATGCCGCTTTCGAGTTTTGCGAGGCAGAGTATTTCCTTGCTTATAAAGAGGGCAAGGTAGTGGGACGTGTCGCTGCTATTATCAACCATAAGGCCAATAAGCGTTGGGACCGTAAGTCCGTGCGCTTCGGGTGGATTGATTTCATCGACGACCGTGAGGTTTCCAAGGCTCTCTTCGATGCTGTAGAGAAATATGGCAAGGAGAAGGGAATGGAAGATATTGTAGGTCCGCTTGGTTTTACGGATATGGATCCAGAAGGTATGCTTACCTGGGGCTTTGACCAGCTCGGCACCATGCCTACCATCTACAATTATTCATATTATCCGGAGCACGTAGAGGCTTTGGAGGGTTTTACCGTAGATAATAAGTACGTAGAGTATAAGCTGATAGTGCCAGATACCATCCCGGAGAAATATTCCAAGATAGCGGCGATGATAGAGAAAAGATACAATCTCCATGCCCGTAAGATTACCCGAAAGGATATTTATCAGGGCGGATACGGACAGAAGATTTTCGACCTCATCAATGATACTTACAAGCATCTCTATGGCTATTCTGAACTCTCGCAGAAGCAGATAGACCAGTACATCAAGATGTATTTAGCTTTGCTCGATCTGAACTTTGTGACTGCCATCGAGGATTGGACTACAGAGGATCATAAGATGATAGGAATCGGTATAACGATGCCTTCTCTTACCAAAGCCTTGCAGAAATGCCATAGGGGCAGACTGTTTCCTTTCGGTTGGTGGCATCTGCTGCGTGCCATCAAGTTCCATAAGACCAAGATCGTTGACCTCCTGCTCATCGGTATCCAGCCGGAATACCGTGCCAAGGGTGCCAATGCGCTGCTTTTTGCCGACCTGATTCCTATCTATCAGAAGTATGGAATCGAGTGGGGAGAAACACAGGTGGAAATGGAAGACAATGCTGCTGTGCAGGGACAATGGGGCGTCTTAGACCCAATCCTTCACAAGCGCCGCAACTGCTATATTAAGAAAATCAAGTAA
- a CDS encoding DNA topoisomerase IV subunit B, producing MEHVRTRPGMYIGRLGDGNLPEDGIYVLLKEVVDNSIDEFKMGAGARLEIDIEDNLRVSVRDYGRGIPQGKLVEAVSVLNTGGKYDSKAFKKSVGLNGVGVKAVNALSSHFEVKSFRDGKVRHLIFERGNLLKDNTSKTEDENGTFIFFEPDNTLFKNYSFHDDIVETMLRNYTYLNTGLTIMHNGRRILSRHGLQDLLSDNMTNEGLYDIVHMKGEDIEIAFTHTNQYGEEYYSFVNGQHTTQGGTHQSAFKEHIAKTIKEFYGKYEYGDIRNGLVAAIAINVEEPVFESQTKIKLGSTTMTPNGGETINKYVGDFLKKEVDNYLHIHKDVAEILENKIKESERERKAMAGVTKLARERAKKANLHNRKLRDCRIHFSDAKNDRKEESSIFITEGDSASGSITKSRDVNTQAVFSLRGKPLNCFGLTKKVVYENEEFNLLQAALDIEDGLDSLRYNKVIVATDADVDGMHIRLLIITFFLQFFPDLIKKGHVYVLQTPLFRVRNKRTKIKNKQAVADADAKLGPKEKKGDFITHYCYSDEERQQAIRELGPDPEITRFKGLGEISPEEFAHFIGPDMRLEQVTLHKNDQVQKLLEYYMGKNTMERQNFIIDNLVIEEDIPEEDSEPMD from the coding sequence ATGGAGCATGTGCGTACCCGTCCGGGTATGTACATCGGTCGTCTGGGCGATGGTAACTTGCCTGAGGATGGTATTTATGTGCTCTTGAAGGAGGTGGTCGATAACTCCATTGATGAGTTTAAGATGGGGGCTGGAGCACGTCTGGAAATCGATATAGAGGACAATCTGCGTGTCAGCGTCCGCGACTATGGCCGTGGTATTCCGCAGGGCAAGCTCGTTGAGGCTGTCAGCGTGCTGAATACCGGTGGTAAGTACGATAGCAAGGCGTTCAAGAAGAGTGTCGGTCTGAACGGTGTCGGTGTGAAAGCGGTCAATGCCCTCAGTTCCCATTTCGAGGTGAAGTCATTCCGCGACGGCAAGGTGCGCCATCTTATTTTCGAACGTGGTAATCTCCTGAAAGACAATACTTCCAAGACGGAGGATGAGAATGGTACTTTCATCTTTTTTGAACCAGACAATACGCTCTTCAAGAACTACAGTTTCCATGATGACATCGTGGAGACAATGCTCCGCAACTATACTTATCTGAATACAGGTCTCACCATCATGCACAATGGTCGCCGTATCCTCAGCCGTCATGGCCTGCAGGACCTTTTGAGCGACAATATGACCAATGAGGGTCTCTATGATATTGTCCACATGAAGGGTGAGGATATTGAGATAGCCTTTACCCATACCAATCAGTATGGCGAGGAATACTATTCCTTCGTCAATGGTCAGCATACTACCCAGGGAGGTACTCATCAGAGTGCTTTCAAGGAGCATATTGCCAAGACCATCAAGGAGTTCTACGGCAAGTATGAGTATGGCGACATCCGCAACGGACTGGTGGCGGCTATTGCCATCAATGTAGAGGAACCTGTCTTTGAAAGTCAGACGAAAATCAAGCTCGGAAGTACGACGATGACTCCGAATGGTGGGGAAACCATCAATAAATATGTGGGCGATTTCCTGAAGAAGGAAGTGGACAACTATCTTCATATCCATAAGGATGTGGCTGAAATCCTGGAAAACAAGATCAAGGAGAGCGAGCGTGAGCGCAAGGCGATGGCTGGTGTGACCAAGTTGGCACGTGAGCGCGCCAAGAAGGCCAACCTTCACAACCGTAAACTCCGTGACTGCCGCATCCACTTCAGCGATGCGAAGAACGACCGTAAGGAGGAGAGTTCTATCTTCATTACTGAGGGAGATTCTGCGAGCGGAAGCATCACCAAGAGTCGCGATGTAAATACCCAGGCGGTTTTCTCTCTGCGTGGTAAGCCGCTGAATTGCTTCGGACTGACCAAGAAGGTGGTGTATGAGAATGAGGAATTCAACCTCCTGCAGGCTGCGCTTGATATAGAGGATGGTTTGGATTCATTGCGCTACAACAAGGTGATTGTGGCCACGGATGCCGATGTCGATGGAATGCACATCCGCCTGCTCATCATCACGTTTTTCCTACAGTTTTTCCCAGACCTCATCAAGAAGGGCCATGTTTATGTATTGCAGACCCCATTGTTCCGTGTGCGCAACAAGCGTACCAAGATCAAGAACAAGCAGGCTGTGGCTGATGCCGATGCCAAGTTGGGACCCAAGGAGAAGAAGGGCGATTTCATTACCCACTATTGTTATAGTGACGAAGAGCGCCAGCAGGCTATCCGTGAACTCGGACCAGACCCGGAAATCACCCGATTCAAGGGTCTCGGCGAGATTTCTCCAGAGGAGTTTGCTCATTTCATAGGTCCTGATATGCGTTTGGAGCAGGTTACGCTGCATAAGAACGACCAGGTGCAGAAGCTTCTGGAATACTATATGGGAAAGAATACCATGGAGCGCCAGAACTTCATCATCGACAATCTGGTGATTGAGGAGGATATTCCTGAGGAAGATTCTGAACCGATGGATTGA
- a CDS encoding S41 family peptidase, translated as MKKYLFIALAAFLAVTSVSAQLRVKMGKNSPIEKLGRAEIAIANLYVDSVDENKLVEDAIRGMLEKLDPHSSYTTAKETQSMHESLNGSFDGIGVQFNMVDDTLLVIQPVTNGPSEKVGIIAGDRIVAVNDTAIAGVKMSKEEIMKRLRGPKGTIVNLTIVRRSIKDKLTFKVKRDKIPVTTMDAAYMIRPGIGYIRLGSFGMTSHKEVSEAMDSLKKKGMKDLIFDLEDNGGGYLQTAAKIANEFLEKGDLIVYTNGRRAPRQEFRAEANGRWRKGKIVVLTNEFTASAAEIVSGAIQDQDRGVVVGRRTFGKGLVQRPLTFEDGSEIRLTIAHYYTPSGRCIQKPYKKGDREDYAMDLDKRYKHGEFTNQDSIHLSDSLKYYTLRKHRVVYGGGGIMPDYFVPLDTTKYTKLHRQLSAKSIVINHSLKFIDAHRKELKAQFKDFSKFMKTYQVPQSLVDEIIEDGKKEKIEAKDDAELAQTKKYLAIQLKALVARDIWDMSQYFQVWNETNEIVLRAVQLLQTGK; from the coding sequence ATGAAGAAATATCTATTTATTGCATTAGCGGCATTCTTGGCAGTAACTTCTGTCAGTGCCCAGTTGCGCGTAAAAATGGGCAAGAACAGCCCGATAGAGAAGTTGGGAAGGGCTGAAATTGCCATTGCCAATCTCTATGTGGATAGTGTGGATGAGAATAAACTGGTAGAGGACGCCATCCGGGGAATGCTCGAAAAGCTGGACCCTCATTCTTCCTATACCACTGCCAAGGAAACCCAGTCGATGCACGAGTCTCTGAATGGCTCTTTTGATGGCATCGGCGTGCAGTTTAATATGGTAGATGATACGCTCCTGGTCATCCAGCCGGTTACCAATGGTCCTTCCGAGAAGGTGGGCATTATCGCCGGCGACCGTATTGTAGCGGTAAATGATACTGCCATTGCGGGCGTCAAGATGAGTAAGGAGGAAATCATGAAACGGCTCCGTGGTCCTAAGGGTACGATTGTAAACCTTACCATTGTGCGTCGCAGCATCAAGGATAAGCTTACCTTCAAGGTGAAACGTGATAAGATTCCTGTTACCACGATGGATGCAGCCTATATGATTCGTCCGGGCATCGGTTATATTCGTCTGGGAAGTTTCGGAATGACGAGTCACAAGGAGGTTTCCGAGGCGATGGATTCCCTGAAGAAGAAGGGCATGAAAGACCTTATCTTCGACCTGGAGGATAATGGTGGAGGTTATCTGCAGACTGCGGCAAAGATAGCTAATGAGTTCCTGGAGAAGGGTGATCTGATTGTCTATACCAATGGTCGTAGGGCTCCCCGTCAGGAGTTCCGTGCTGAGGCCAATGGTCGCTGGCGCAAGGGCAAGATTGTTGTCCTCACTAATGAGTTTACGGCTTCTGCGGCAGAAATCGTTTCCGGTGCTATACAGGATCAGGACCGAGGTGTAGTGGTGGGTCGCCGAACCTTTGGCAAGGGACTGGTGCAGCGTCCGCTTACCTTCGAAGATGGCAGTGAAATCCGTCTCACCATTGCCCATTACTATACGCCAAGCGGCAGATGCATCCAGAAGCCTTATAAGAAGGGCGACCGCGAGGATTATGCGATGGATCTTGACAAGCGATACAAGCATGGTGAGTTTACCAATCAGGACAGCATTCACCTGTCCGACTCTCTGAAGTATTACACCCTGCGCAAGCACCGTGTGGTTTATGGCGGCGGTGGCATTATGCCTGATTATTTCGTGCCGCTCGACACGACCAAATACACCAAATTGCATCGTCAGTTGTCGGCTAAGAGCATTGTCATCAATCACAGTCTGAAGTTCATCGATGCTCATCGCAAGGAGTTGAAAGCCCAGTTCAAGGACTTTAGTAAGTTCATGAAGACCTATCAGGTTCCTCAGTCGCTTGTGGATGAGATCATCGAGGATGGCAAGAAAGAAAAAATAGAGGCGAAGGACGATGCTGAATTGGCTCAGACGAAGAAATACTTAGCTATTCAGTTGAAAGCCCTTGTAGCGCGCGATATTTGGGATATGAGTCAATATTTCCAGGTATGGAATGAGACGAACGAGATTGTTCTGCGTGCAGTTCAACTGCTGCAAACCGGAAAATAA
- a CDS encoding bile acid:sodium symporter family protein, with product MLKLFQGLSRWLANYTSIFVIGVAVFTFFFPHTFDWVRGTTQTVILGIIMLTMGLTLTTNDFKILAQRPLDVFIGACAQFIIMPGVAYTLVHVWHLDPALALGILLVGCCPGGVSSNIMSYLCHGDVAFSVGMTCASTILAPVMTPLLMKITAGEIIHVDAVGMFINILIVTIIPVAIGCALNYVYGKKEYFPTIQSLMPGISVTCLAIIVGGVISTVHDDLVARGLMLFLWTFAVVFCHNTLGYLLGWLAGKCAGFNTAKKRTISIEVGMQNAGLATVLAGNFFAAQPLAVLPCAISCAWHSISGTILAGIYLKWDHMHGKD from the coding sequence ATGCTTAAGTTATTTCAAGGACTCAGCCGCTGGCTGGCCAATTATACATCTATTTTTGTAATAGGTGTAGCTGTGTTTACATTCTTCTTCCCACATACCTTCGACTGGGTGCGCGGAACAACCCAAACCGTAATTCTCGGCATTATTATGCTTACGATGGGTCTCACCCTGACCACCAATGATTTCAAGATTCTGGCTCAGCGTCCGCTCGATGTTTTCATCGGTGCCTGTGCCCAGTTTATCATCATGCCTGGTGTGGCCTACACGCTGGTTCATGTATGGCATCTTGACCCTGCGCTGGCGCTCGGCATTCTGCTGGTAGGTTGTTGTCCGGGCGGCGTATCGAGCAACATCATGAGTTATCTCTGTCATGGCGACGTGGCCTTCTCCGTAGGAATGACCTGCGCCTCTACCATTCTGGCTCCAGTAATGACTCCGCTGCTGATGAAGATTACGGCTGGCGAGATTATCCATGTAGATGCAGTGGGAATGTTCATCAACATCCTCATCGTCACGATTATTCCTGTAGCCATCGGCTGCGCCCTCAATTACGTATATGGCAAGAAAGAATACTTCCCTACCATCCAGAGCCTCATGCCGGGTATCAGTGTAACCTGTCTGGCCATTATCGTAGGCGGTGTGATTTCTACGGTTCACGATGATCTCGTAGCCCGTGGCTTGATGCTTTTCCTCTGGACTTTTGCGGTGGTTTTCTGCCACAATACCTTGGGTTATCTTCTGGGTTGGCTGGCAGGCAAATGTGCCGGATTCAATACAGCCAAGAAGCGCACCATCAGTATTGAGGTGGGAATGCAGAACGCTGGTCTTGCCACGGTGCTTGCCGGCAATTTCTTTGCCGCCCAGCCTTTGGCCGTATTGCCTTGCGCCATCAGTTGTGCCTGGCACAGTATTTCCGGCACGATTCTCGCAGGAATCTATCTGAAATGGGATCACATGCATGGGAAGGACTAA
- the ruvB gene encoding Holliday junction branch migration DNA helicase RuvB: MNEDFDIRNESVTPAEKEFEKALRPLKFSDFSGQSGVVDNLEIFVEAAKYRGEPLDHTLLHGPPGLGKTTLSNIIANELGVGFKITSGPVLDKPGDLAGILTSLEPNDVLFIDEIHRLSPVVEEYLYSAMEDYRIDIMIDKGPSARSIQIDLNPFTLVGATTRSGLLTAPLRARFGINLHLEYYDPETLQKIIRRSAMLLKVPIEDAAAVEISRRSRGTPRIANSLLRRVRDFAQVKGNGTITYDIAQMALKALNIDQYGLDEIDNKILTTIIDKFRGGPVGVGTIATAIGEDAGTVEEVYEPFLIMEGFIKRTSRGRMATKLAYDHLGRNPYAGNVMQGDLFE; encoded by the coding sequence ATGAACGAAGATTTTGACATAAGAAATGAGTCGGTTACGCCCGCCGAGAAGGAATTCGAGAAGGCACTGCGACCACTGAAGTTCTCTGACTTCAGCGGACAGAGCGGTGTGGTGGACAATCTCGAAATCTTTGTTGAGGCTGCCAAATACCGTGGCGAACCACTCGATCATACGCTCCTGCACGGTCCTCCAGGACTGGGTAAGACTACTTTGAGCAACATCATCGCCAATGAACTGGGTGTGGGATTCAAGATTACCTCAGGTCCTGTGCTCGACAAGCCGGGCGATTTGGCCGGCATCCTGACTTCCCTGGAGCCGAATGATGTACTTTTCATCGATGAAATCCACCGTCTCTCGCCAGTTGTAGAGGAGTATCTCTATTCGGCGATGGAGGATTACCGCATCGACATCATGATAGACAAAGGACCTTCGGCAAGAAGCATTCAGATAGATCTGAACCCTTTCACGCTGGTGGGCGCTACAACCAGAAGCGGACTGCTCACAGCCCCTCTCCGTGCCCGTTTCGGCATCAATCTCCATCTGGAGTATTATGATCCGGAGACGCTGCAGAAGATTATCCGGAGAAGTGCAATGCTCCTGAAAGTGCCTATCGAGGATGCGGCTGCGGTGGAAATCTCCCGCCGTTCGCGCGGAACGCCTCGTATTGCCAATTCGCTCTTGCGCCGCGTGAGAGATTTCGCCCAGGTGAAGGGTAACGGAACCATCACTTACGACATTGCGCAAATGGCGCTCAAGGCGCTGAACATCGACCAGTACGGTCTGGACGAGATAGACAACAAGATTCTCACCACCATCATCGACAAGTTCCGTGGCGGACCAGTGGGCGTGGGCACCATAGCCACAGCCATCGGCGAGGATGCGGGCACGGTAGAGGAAGTGTATGAGCCTTTCCTCATCATGGAGGGTTTTATCAAGCGCACTTCGCGTGGTAGAATGGCTACGAAACTTGCCTACGACCATCTGGGCAGAAACCCTTATGCAGGGAATGTGATGCAGGGAGACTTATTTGAGTAA
- the coaD gene encoding pantetheine-phosphate adenylyltransferase, translating into MKIGIFTGTFDPFTIGHQNIAERALPMFDKLVIAVAMSKLKHANEEIEKRVEDIKAVFPKECAELVDAGDASKGFRLEVVSYDDLTIDLAHRLGAKFLVRGVRSAKDFEYEREQADINKQLGDVETILLFSDPRYSSISSTLVRELRFFGREVDEFLPKAKV; encoded by the coding sequence ATGAAGATAGGAATATTTACGGGTACATTCGACCCATTTACGATAGGACATCAGAACATTGCGGAGCGTGCTCTGCCGATGTTTGACAAGCTTGTGATTGCCGTGGCGATGAGCAAGCTGAAGCATGCTAACGAGGAGATAGAGAAGCGTGTGGAGGACATCAAGGCTGTTTTCCCGAAGGAATGTGCAGAACTGGTGGATGCAGGAGATGCTTCTAAGGGATTCCGCCTGGAGGTGGTTTCCTACGATGACCTTACCATCGACCTGGCGCATCGTCTGGGAGCCAAGTTCTTAGTGAGAGGCGTAAGAAGTGCCAAGGATTTCGAGTATGAGCGTGAGCAGGCTGACATCAACAAGCAGTTGGGTGATGTAGAGACCATTCTTCTTTTTTCCGATCCTCGCTACAGCAGCATCAGTTCTACGCTCGTCAGGGAGTTGAGATTCTTCGGAAGAGAAGTGGATGAATTCCTGCCTAAGGCGAAAGTGTGA
- the ybeY gene encoding rRNA maturation RNase YbeY — MITYNVDGVKMPKIKKRDTSAWIRKVAASHGRKVGEIGYMFVDDEKILEVNNEYLGHDYYTDVITFDYDEDDVINGDIVISLDTVRTNAEQFGKTYDDELHRVIIHGILHLCGINDKGPGEREIMEENENKALALLEGASILKK; from the coding sequence ATGATTACATACAATGTAGATGGCGTGAAAATGCCAAAGATCAAGAAGCGCGACACCAGTGCCTGGATTCGCAAGGTAGCTGCATCTCATGGTCGCAAGGTGGGAGAGATAGGCTATATGTTTGTAGATGACGAGAAGATTCTCGAAGTGAATAATGAGTATCTGGGTCATGATTACTATACCGATGTCATCACCTTCGATTACGATGAGGATGATGTCATTAATGGCGACATCGTGATTTCGCTGGATACCGTGCGTACCAATGCCGAGCAGTTTGGCAAAACCTATGATGATGAGCTTCACCGTGTCATCATCCATGGCATTCTGCACCTCTGTGGCATCAACGACAAAGGCCCGGGAGAGCGAGAAATCATGGAGGAGAACGAGAACAAGGCGCTCGCCCTGCTCGAAGGTGCTTCGATTTTGAAGAAGTAA